The following proteins are encoded in a genomic region of Oryctolagus cuniculus chromosome 6, mOryCun1.1, whole genome shotgun sequence:
- the RGS20 gene encoding regulator of G-protein signaling 20 isoform X6, translating to MGWTAGPLTVRNQDQRLTAASREFRAADLPACEESPSPTLEEVNAWAQSFDNLMVTPAGRNAFREFLRTEFSEENMLFWLACEELKKETNKNIIEEKARIIYEDYISILSPKEVSLDSRVREVINRNMVEPSQHIFDDAQLQIYTLMHRDSYPRFMNSSLYKDLLQSLAEKSIEA from the exons tctcACAGTTCGAAACCAAGATCAGAGACTCACAGCAGCTTCCCGTGAATTCCGAGCGGCGGACCTTCCAGCCTGTGAGGAAAG CCCGAGTCCTACGCTGGAGGAAGTCAATGCCTGGGCTCAGTCCTTCGACAACTTGATGGTCACCCCAGCAGGCAGAAACGCCTTCCGGGAGTTCCTCCGCACAGAATTCAGTGAGGAAAACATGCTTTTCTGGCTGGCCTGTGAAGAACTGAAAAAAGAAACGAATAAAAACATTATTGAAGAGAAAGCAAGGATAATATATGAAGACTACATTTCCATTTTGTCTCCTAAAGAG GTCAGCTTAGACTCCCGAGTCAGAGAAGTCATCAACAGAAACATGGTGGAGCCATCCCAACACATATTCGATGATGCTCAACTCCAGATTTACACCCTAATGCACAGAGACTCATATCCCCGATTCATGAACTCTTCTCTCTATAAGGACTTGCTTCAGTCCTTAGCTGAGAAATCAATCGAAGCATAG